The Deltaproteobacteria bacterium HGW-Deltaproteobacteria-6 genome includes the window CTAATGAAAGATCAGTCCCCAAAGTGAATATGCTTTATATCGCTCTTTTACATTATCCGGTGATTAATAAAGAAGGCAAAGTGGTTGCCACAGCCATTGCCAATATGGATATTCACGACATCGCCCGAACGGCGAAAACATTCGGGGTGGAGAGATTTTATGTGATTAATCCGATAGCGGCTCAGCGCCTCTTGGCAGGCCACATCACAAGCCACTGGCGGGAAGGTTATGGCGCAGGATTCAATCCGTCCAGAAAAGACGCTTTTGAAAAGGTGAGCATCAAATCTGATTTGAATGAAGTGCTTGCCGAAATTTCTGCAGAGAATGGATGCAAACCGCAAATTATTGTCACGGGGGCTAACTTTCAGGGAGAGGTCTTAACATGTGTTAAACTGAAAGAAGCCCTTGAAAGTAATCGATTGCCTTATCTTTTAATTTTTGGTACAGGGTCCGGCATTGCACAGGAAGTAATTGATCTGGCGGATTATCGCCTTGAGCCGATCAGAGGGAAGGACGGTTATAATCATCTGGCGGTAAGGTCCGCCGTTGCCGTTATTCTGGACAGGGTTGTAGAAATATCATAAAAAAATATTGCGAGTGTCGCGGGAGGAAATATAAAATGAATGTTTTGGAAATGATTGAAAAAGAACAGATGAGAGGGGATATTCCCGCTTTTAAAACGGGTGATACCGTTAAAGTATATGTGCGCATCATCGAAGGTCAGAAACAGAGAATTCAGGCTTTTGAAGGTGTTGTGATCCGCAAACGCCGCGGCAACAGCCGGGCGAATTTCACCGTCAGAAAAGTTTCCTATGGTATTGGTGTAGAAAGAACATTTCCCATGCATTCGCCGGTTATTGACCGTGTTGAAGTCGTGACCAGGGGCTTGGTGCGCCGTTCACGTCTGTATTATTTGAGAAACCTCAGAGGCAAAAAAGCAAGAATCAAGGAAGCGGCCAACAACTAAGACTGCTCCATCTTTGCTGCAAACATGCGTGGCTTGCCATGAGGGCGCCTTGATTTGAGGATCGTTATGCGCCGGGTCATTCGTTCAGGTATGGATGAAGCCCGGCGGATGATATCGCACAGGTCTTAATCAGGCAGAAAGGCTCCTTCATCTTTTTGCGATGAATACATTCGAAAAGCTTGCTTATGATGAAGGCTACCGATGCATCGCGGGCGTTGACGAAGCAGGTCGAGGACCGCTGGCCGGACCTGTTGTCGCCGCGGCAGTCATCTTTCCTCCCCATTATCAAAACTCCGAAATTAATGATTCTAAAAAACTAACCTCCCGCAAAAGGGATGAACTCTACAAGGTCATCCTGAGTGAGGCCGTCGGCGTCGGGGTGGGGGTCGCTGAAGCCGATGTGATAGACCGGATCAATATTCTCCAGGCGTCGCTTCAGGCGATGTATGAAGCGGTTCTCGAGCTTTCGGTTTCTCCCGATTTTCTCCTGGTCGACGGTTTATACACCATTGCAGTCAACGCGCCGCAGAAGGCGCTGGTGAAAGGTGATTCGCTGAGCATGTCCATTGCCGCGGCGTCCATCATTGCAAAGGTGTCGCGGGACAGAATTATGGAGATCTATCACCGCCAGTTTCCTCAATACAATTTTCTGCAAAACAAGGGATACGGCACCGCCGAGCATCGAAAAATTCTTCGAGAAATCGGTATGTGTAAAATCCATCGCCGGTCGTTTCATCTTAAAAATGAAGATATTCATCAAACCATCCTGGACTGGTCCTGATGAACGAAGAAAAAGACAGAGGGAAAATAGCCACAGGAAAAAAGGGAGAAAACCTTGCCGCTGATTTTTTGAAAAAAAGCGGCTATAAGATCGTTGAAGTCAATTATCGTTGCCCGATCGGTGAAATCGATATTGTGGCCCGGGATCAGAAAGAGATGGTTTTTGTGGAAGTCAAAGCCAGAAAATCCAGTGCGCTGGGTTATCCCGAGGAGGCGGTGGGTATCAAAAAACAGAAAAAAATGTCACAACTGGCCCGTTGGTATCTTCAGGAAAAAAAAATAAACGACACCGATGCCCGTTTTGATGTAGTGGCCATCCTGATGCTGCCTTCCGGCAACGACATTCGTCTGATCAGGAACGCTTTCGATTTTATCTCATTTTAAAATATTACCCCGGTTCTAAATCAAAGATGATATCGCGGCGGCTAGGAGGAGGCGACGAGGCGTATTAGCTATACGTTGAGGAAGCCGACGACAACGCCAACAAAGATAGCGCTTTGATTTAGAATCGGGATTAAAGACGGCTCAAGGCCGGCTTCCCGATAGGAAACACATTAAAACCTATTTCAAAACACTTTTGCTGATCGATGATATTGCGGCCGTCAAAGATAAACGCCGGTTTGATCATCGATTTGTATATTTTACGGTAATCCAGTTTGCGATATAGATCCCAATCGGTCATGATGGCCAGTGCATGACAGCCCGCGGCTGCGCGGTAGGGATCTTCAATATAGCTGATTTTCCCGTCAACCTGTGCCATGTCAATGGCGGCATTGGTGAGCGCTTTGGGATCGGAAATAACCACTTCGGCATGTTCCGCCAGCAGCTTGCATGCAATATTGATCGCCGGGCTTTCACGCGTGTCCCCGGTATCCGCCTTGAAGGCAAAACCCAATATACAGATTTTCTTTCCGGCCAGCGTGTTAAACATGGCATTCAGGATAGTCTGAATAAACCGTTCCTGCTGATATTCATTGATCTTGACGACGCTTTCCCAATAAGCGGCAACTTCCGGCAGACCGTAATAACTGCAGAGATAGACAAGATTTAAAATGTCTTTTTTGAAGCAGGAACCGCCAAAACCGATGCCGGCTTTGAGAAACTTACCGCCAATGCGGCTGTCCATGCCGACAGCTCTCGCGACTTCGGATATGTCGGCATCCGCTTTCTCGCAGAGAGCGGATATGGAATTGATTGATGAGACTCGCTGCGCCAGAAAAGCGTTGGCAACCAGTTTGGATAATTCCGAACTCCAGATATTGGATGTGATAATTCTTTCCGGGGAAATCCAGCGCGCGTATATTTCCACCAGTTCCGCGCGGGCTTTGAGTCCTGTTCTGGTTTCCCGGGACCCGATCAGGACGCGGTCGGGATTTTCCAGGTCGCCAATGGCTGTTCCTTCCGCCATGAATTCAGGATTGGAAAGCACCTCGAAGGTGATCTTACCTTTCCCGGATGCCAGTATCCGCTCCATGGCCAGGGCTGTTTTTACCGGCAGGGTGCTTTTCTCAATGACGATTTTTGAAGATTGGGAATTTTCCAGAATCAGTCTGGCCGTTTTTTCCCAGTATTGCAGGTCGGCGGCCATGCCTGCGCCCGTTCCGAACGTTTTAGTCGGTGTATTAACGCTGACAAAGATAATATCATTTTCTTTAATCTGATGTTCGATGTCTTTTGTAAAAAATAAATTTTTGCCGCGTGTTTTCCGGACGATTTCATCGAGTCCCGGTTCATAGACGGGAAGCTGACTGGAATTCCAGGCGTCGATTCGCTGATGGTTAATATCTACGACAGTGATTTTGTAGTCAGGACATTTGCAGGCAATCATGGCCATCGAAGGAGCGCCGACATAACCTGCCCCGATACAAAGAATTTTCTTTTTGAATTTCATGTTTCCAGATTATCCCTTCACTTTTTTTAAGAAGATTTTAAGATGTCGCGAAAATATTGAATGGTCGTGGCCAAACCCTGCGTGAGCGCGATCTTCGGTTGCCAGCCCAATTTGGTTTCCGCAAGCGCAATATCGGGCCTGCGCTGGGCCGGGTCATCCGCGGGGAGTGGTTGAAAATCGATTTTTGAGCTGCTGCCCGTTAAATCGATGATCGTCCGGGCTAATTGCAGGATGGTGAATTCACCGGGGTTGCCGATATTAACCGGTCCATAAAAATCATCGGCGGAGTTCATCATCCTGATTAACCCGTCAATCAAATCATCGCAATAACAGAATGAACGGGTATGATTTCCGTTTCCGTAAATGGTGATATCTTTGCCTTGGAGCGCCTGAATAATAAAATTGCTGACGACGCGTCCGTCATTAACGGCCATGCGCGGCCCATAGGTATTGAAGATGCGGACGATTTTGGTGTTGACGGCATTTTGCCGGCGGTAGTCCATCATCAGGCATTCAGCGGCTCTTTTGCCTTCGTCGTAACAGCTGCGGATCCCGATGGGATTGACGCGTCCCCAATAGGATTCCGTTTGAGGATGGACATCCGGATCACCATACACTTCCGACGTTGATGCCTGAAGGATTTTCGCTTTGGTTCTTTTGGCAATGCCCAGGACATTGATTGCGCCCATGACATTGGTCTTGATGGTTTTGATGGGATTGAACTGATAATGGACGGGTGAGGCCGGACAGGCCAGATTGTAAATTTCGTCCACTTCCAGGTAAATGGGATTGATGATATCGTGGCGAATCAGTTCGAAGTGCGGATGACCCATCAGTTGGATGATATTATTCTTACTGCCGGTAAAAAAATTATCCAGACAGACGATGTCGTTTCCTTCTTTTAAAAGCCGTTCACAAAGATGGGAACCTAAAAATCCCGCGCCGCCGGTAATTAATATTCGTTTCATTACTTCCAACTGTCATTCATGGTAGTATTTTATTATTTTCTTTGCTATTAAAGCCGAAACAAGTCATGGATGTCAACAACAAAAAGTGCTTGAAGATAATTGTATGAACAAAAGCGCAGGTGAAAAGCAGGGGACCCTTTACATGGTGGCTACTCCAATCGGCAACCTGGAGGATATTACCCTGCGGGCGCTTCGCATATTAAAAGAAGTCGACCTGATCGCCGCGGAAGACACGCGTCATTCCAGAATTCTGCTTTCCGCCTATAACATCAAGACGCCTCTGATCAGCCTGCATGAGCATAATGAGAAGGAAAGAAGCGCACTCGTTGTTTCCAGAATAGAACAGGGGATGAGTGTCGCTTATATTTCTGATGCCGGCACGCCGTGTATTTCCGATCCGGGACACCATCTGGTTAATTTGGCGCTCACCAGCAAAATCAGCGTGGTTCCGGTTCCGGGATCTTCCGCTTTAATTACGGCCTTGTCCGTCTGCGGTTTTCCCGCAGATCAGTTTTCGTTTTACGGATTTTTGCCGCCTAAAGAAAATAAGCGCCGCCGGTTCTTGGAGGCTATCGGGGACGAAGAGAAAACGGTTATATTCTATGAATCCCCAGCCAGAATCATGGAGACGCTGAAAGATGTTTACGACATATTGGGCGACAGGTCAATCGTTGTGGCACGCGAATTGACCAAGGTGTTTGAAGAGATTAAGCGGGGGCGGATTTCAGATATCTTATTACAGGCGCCCCTTGGCAAGGCAAAAGGAGAATTTACAGTCATTCTGCAGGGAGTTTCCCGGATGCCTGTTTCGCTTACGGATGATCAAATTCGGGAAAGTCTCCTGCTGCTATGGGAGGAAAGCCCCATGTCGTTACGTGATGCCGTTGCGGAAGTCGTGCGGCAAACCGGATTATCCAGGAAAAAAATTTACGATATAGCTGTCAAAATTCGCCCGTCCACCCATCGGGATTGACGTCCGGCGCCCTGCATATATTGCTTGAAGAGTTGCCTGCACTATGGTAACTCCATGGCAAAATCAATAGAAAACTAATAATTCTATTAGCGTGGCGCGGGTCAGTGGAGAGCAAAAAAATGGTTGAAGATACCGGGACAGTTCAGGATAAGAAAATTTACGAACTGACCGAAATAGTCGATGACCGGGATGGACAAAATCGTAATCTGCCGGATGGAAAAAAATCCCAACCCGTTATTGTGGTTGATGGCCGAGGATATGAACGTGTTAAATCGAATGGCCATCATATCCATGATCTGACGGATGTTGTCGAGGATGTTCCTTCAGTCGATCAGATAAACGAAGCGGTCCTGAGACGGGCGTCGGAAATCATCGAAAAAATTGCGCGGGAAATTGTTCCCGATATTGCCGAACGAGTGATAAGAGAAGAAATAGAAAAAATAAAGGGAATGGGTAAAGATCATTCTGCCAAACAGGATTAGGTTATGAGAAAAAACCTTTTACTGATATTTCTTTTACTGATAGTGCCTTTCCCTGATTCGGCTTATGCCGGCCAGATATTGACCCATTGGAGTATTCAGGTTGAAGGGACCGCTCCGGTCATTAAAAATGATGTCGCCTCTGCCCGTGAAGAGGCTGTTAAAAACGCCCTGGAAAAAGCAATTATACAGGCGGCAGCCAAAATCCTGCCGGATAAATTTGAAGATGAGAAATCCCAGGCCGTGAAAAGCGTTATGATCGATAAAACCGATCGATATGTAAAAAACTATCGGATGATTTCGGAAAACAGACAGCATGATGATTATTCTGTCAAGGTGAATGTTGTAGTGGCGTTAGCGGCGGTCAGGGATGATTTGATGCAAATGGGCCTGCTTCAGAGGCAAGGAGAAAAAGAAAGCCGTTCCGTCACTTTATTTTTAACGAGTGTTAACAAATATTCGGATTTTGCCCGCATAAAAACATTTTTACAAAATCGTCCGAAAATAGTAAAAAGCATCTATCCTTGTCATTTGGAATGGAAACAGGTTCAGTTTGATCTTGCTGTTGTCGGATCTGTCAAAAATCTGGTATCCGAACTTGAAAAAACGGGAAGATATTCACTGGCAGCGCCTGAGAAAAATCAGGGTGGCGCTGAGATTATTTTACAGGTCAAAGAGGAGGTACCATGAAAGTCCATAACATTATTTTTAATTTGTTGATAATATTTTGCTTATGCCTGTTTGCTTGTTCATCGCATGCGCCTGCTGTGTCGAAAAACAATCAAGATCAGAAAGCAGTGAACATTATCGCTCTGTTGCCTGTGGAGAACCATGATGCAGACACGAGGGCTTCAAAAATGCTGCGGACAAAATTATGGAATGAACTCCGCTTTAAAGGTTATCCTCAAATAGCAACTGATTTGATTGACAGTAAGCTGATGCTTTTGACTGGCGGCAAAGAACTAAAAAATAATGATGTTATCCCACCGAAGATGATAGACGAGTTGCTGGGTGCGGATGCCGCTATGTACTGTTCGATGCAGCAGAGTAAGATATCAACAAGATTTTTCTATTCGCCGGTAACTGTTTCTGTCCGATGCGAATTACGCAGCACGAAGACAGGTGAGGCACTTTGGAACGCCCAATACAAATCGACAAACACAAGTTTTGATTTGATTCGTACGAGACTTGAAATGAAAGCCCGCGGGGATTTGGAAGCTTCACTGGAAGAGGTAGTCGGTAAAGTCATGGAAACATTGCCGTATGGACCGAAATTAAGAGGATAATTTCTTGATTTTCGAAGGAACTTTAAGAAAGCCTTTATGAGGGAGATACATAAGGAGAACCCAATGAAAAAATTGATCACAATTATCTCTTCAGCAATTCTGGTGCTGGTTTTTTTCACCGCTGCTCAGGCTAAGCCGCCGGTAACCGTCAAAATGGCAAAAGGACAGGCGCAGATCACTGTGTTGACGGGAAAGGCAGAGGCTGTTTGTGCGGGGCAGAAAGCAGTCCGTTATCTTAAAACCAATGATTCTGTTGCTGCCGGGTGCGAAGTATCGACAGGTGCGGGAAGCCGGTTAGAGATGGTTCTTCCAGATAGAAGTGTTGTTCGTTTTTCAGAAAATACGCAGTTCAAACTTGTCCAGGCTGATATTAAAAATAACGGCAGGCGCGCTGTCGGAATTTCCGTGACAATCGGCAAAATCTGGACGAACGTGCGTAAATCTCTGCCGGGCGGGGGGGATAAATTTGAGATTTCCTGTCAAAATGCCGTCGCCGGCGTTCGTGGAACTATTTACCGCATGGATGTTGAAGTCGACCAGTCTGCGCTGGTAAAAGTATATGATGGCGAGGTCAGTGTGGCAGGTGCTTCCAGGAAGCAGCCCTCGGCCGTTTCCGCTGTCGGACCGCCCAAGCCCGTTGCCGGGCCAAGTGTGATTGAAGGTCCCAAACCCGTGTCGATGGAGCAGTGGGTGTACATTGTTAAGTCGATGCAGCAGATTCGTGTTGCCTCTGATGGTAAACCCCAAAAACCTGAAGATTTTACGGAAGCGTCTGAGCAGATGGACAGTTGGGTAAACTGGAATAAGAGCAGAGATAAAAAAACCGAAGACATGCAACAGCGCTGAACGATAGATGAATATACCAAATTTTTTATCATTACTGCGGATTATCCTGGTTCCTGTATTTGTCATTTTTCTGATTCAGATGGAATATGATAAGGCACTGGTAACTTTTGTGGTGGCGGGACTTACCGACGCTCTGGACGGGACACTGGCCCGTTTGCTGAACTGTCAGACAACCTTGGGCGCATATCTTGATCCTATCGCGGATAAATTTCTGCTGGTCACCAGTTTTGTGACGCTGGCAATCTTCGGTCTTATCCCGGGATGGCTGGCCGTTATTGTCATCAGCCGTGATTTTATTATTCTATTGGGCATAGCTATTTTGGCTTTAATGTCAGTTTCTTACGAGATAAAACCGGCTGTTGTCGGTAAAATTACAACAGCTTTGCAGGTGGCTACCATTTTCCTCGCTTTGCTTTACAAATCGGTTACCCATGACTTCGCGTATTACTGGATTACCGCCCTTTGCTGGACTACGGCTTTATTTACCGTTATTTCCGGTTTGGTTTACATTATGCGCGGGATCCGGATATTGAATAAATCCGAAGTCGAAGAGGTTAAAAAATAAGATATTTACTTGACACAGCAGCGTTTTACTGCTAGTTGACCAAACTCTGAAAATTGAATTCGTCAGCAAGCGTATACCCTAGAAATTGGCTTCGGAATATGCGGGCGAATAAACAATTAGGATGTTCCTTAAGAATCAAAGATTTCCGACGGAAATCTTTAATACAGGCAAGTAGCTCAGGGGGAGAGCGCCATCCTGACGCGGTGGATGTCCAGGGTTCAAATCCCTGCTTGCCTACCATTTTTAAATGAATGTGCATGTGCCGTAAATGCCGATAAAGAAAAGGGCATCAGCAAAAATGGTGATGCCCTTTTAAAATGAGATAGAATTGTAAATAGTGGCTTTTGAGTATTGATGATTATGAAAGTTGTTTTCCCGGATAAAAATGAACAGACGATTTCTGCGGGTGTGACTGTTGGCCAGGCCATCGGTGGCTGGAAAAAAGATGCTCTCGATTCCGCTGTCGCTGCCAGGGTGAACGGCGTCTCTGTTGATTTGAGTTTTGTCCTGAAAGAAGATTCAAAAGTCGAGCCGATCGCTATTTCATCGAAAGATGGTCTTTCCATATTGCGTCACAGCACGTCTCATGTCATGGCGCAGGCCGTCCAGGATGTGTTTAAGGGAGCTAAAGTTACGATCGGCCCGTCGATTGAGGATGGTTTTTACTACGATTTTGAATATGCTGAAACCTTTACGCTCGATGATTTTGAAAAGATTGAAAAAAGGATGAAAGAAATTGTCGTTCTTGATGTTCCTTTTATCCGGGAGGAAATGCCTCGCGAGAAGGCTCAAGAGTTGTTTGCGCAAAAGGGTGAAGATTACAAAGTTGAACTTATTCGTGATCTGCCGTCAGATGTTTCTGTCGTCAGTCTTTATAAAGACGGGAATTATGTCGATTTATGCCGCGGGCCGCACGTTCCGTCAACAGGGAAAATCAGAGCATTTAAACTACTGAGTGTAGCGGGGGCTTATTGGCGTGGCGATGAAAAAAACAAGATGCTGCAGCGCATTTACGGTACAGGTTTTGCCGATGAGCAGGCGCTTGCTGATTATCTGAATCTGCTGGAAGAGGCCAAAAAAAGAGATCACAGGCGTTTGGGCAGAGAACTGGATTTGTTTCAGGTTAATGACGAAGCAGGCGCGGGGCTGATAATTTTTCATCCCAAAGGCATGCTGCTGAGATATATCATTGAAGAGTGGGAGAGAAAAGAGCACTTAAAGCGCGGTTACGATATGGTCATGGGGCCTCAGATTCTTAAGGTCGATCTGTGGAAGAAATCCGGCCATTTTGATCACTACCGCGATAATATGTATTTTACCGAAGTTGACGAGCAGATTTACGGCATTAAGCCGATGAACTGTCTGTCTCATATGCTGATTTATAAATCGAAAATCCGCAGTTACCGCGACCTGCCGCTGCGCTATTTTGAATTGGGTACGGTTCATCGTCACGAAAAAACGGGCGTGTTGCACGGGTTGATGCGCGTGCGTCAATTTACGCAGGATGACGCTCATATTCTCTGCATGCCCGAACAGCTTAATTCTGAAATCCGCGCTATTGCTGATTTTGTCAATTATGCGATGGGTATTTTCGGTTTTGAATATGAAGTGGAATTAAGCACGCGGCCCCAGCATTCCATCGGGTCCGATGCGGATTGGGAACTGGCTACTCATGCGCTGGAAAATGCTTTAAAGGACAATCATATCAGCTATGAGGTGAATGAAGGCGACGGTGCTTTCTACGGGCCGAAAATTGATTTTAAAATCAAAGATGCTTTAAAAAGAAAATGGCAGTGTGCGACGATCCAGTGCGATTTTACGCTTCCGGAGCGT containing:
- a CDS encoding NAD-dependent dehydratase, producing MKRILITGGAGFLGSHLCERLLKEGNDIVCLDNFFTGSKNNIIQLMGHPHFELIRHDIINPIYLEVDEIYNLACPASPVHYQFNPIKTIKTNVMGAINVLGIAKRTKAKILQASTSEVYGDPDVHPQTESYWGRVNPIGIRSCYDEGKRAAECLMMDYRRQNAVNTKIVRIFNTYGPRMAVNDGRVVSNFIIQALQGKDITIYGNGNHTRSFCYCDDLIDGLIRMMNSADDFYGPVNIGNPGEFTILQLARTIIDLTGSSSKIDFQPLPADDPAQRRPDIALAETKLGWQPKIALTQGLATTIQYFRDILKSS
- the rsmI gene encoding 16S rRNA (cytidine(1402)-2'-O)-methyltransferase, with the protein product MNKSAGEKQGTLYMVATPIGNLEDITLRALRILKEVDLIAAEDTRHSRILLSAYNIKTPLISLHEHNEKERSALVVSRIEQGMSVAYISDAGTPCISDPGHHLVNLALTSKISVVPVPGSSALITALSVCGFPADQFSFYGFLPPKENKRRRFLEAIGDEEKTVIFYESPARIMETLKDVYDILGDRSIVVARELTKVFEEIKRGRISDILLQAPLGKAKGEFTVILQGVSRMPVSLTDDQIRESLLLLWEESPMSLRDAVAEVVRQTGLSRKKIYDIAVKIRPSTHRD
- a CDS encoding nucleotide sugar dehydrogenase — translated: MKFKKKILCIGAGYVGAPSMAMIACKCPDYKITVVDINHQRIDAWNSSQLPVYEPGLDEIVRKTRGKNLFFTKDIEHQIKENDIIFVSVNTPTKTFGTGAGMAADLQYWEKTARLILENSQSSKIVIEKSTLPVKTALAMERILASGKGKITFEVLSNPEFMAEGTAIGDLENPDRVLIGSRETRTGLKARAELVEIYARWISPERIITSNIWSSELSKLVANAFLAQRVSSINSISALCEKADADISEVARAVGMDSRIGGKFLKAGIGFGGSCFKKDILNLVYLCSYYGLPEVAAYWESVVKINEYQQERFIQTILNAMFNTLAGKKICILGFAFKADTGDTRESPAINIACKLLAEHAEVVISDPKALTNAAIDMAQVDGKISYIEDPYRAAAGCHALAIMTDWDLYRKLDYRKIYKSMIKPAFIFDGRNIIDQQKCFEIGFNVFPIGKPALSRL
- a CDS encoding 50S ribosomal protein L19, producing MNVLEMIEKEQMRGDIPAFKTGDTVKVYVRIIEGQKQRIQAFEGVVIRKRRGNSRANFTVRKVSYGIGVERTFPMHSPVIDRVEVVTRGLVRRSRLYYLRNLRGKKARIKEAANN
- a CDS encoding ribonuclease HII, which produces MNTFEKLAYDEGYRCIAGVDEAGRGPLAGPVVAAAVIFPPHYQNSEINDSKKLTSRKRDELYKVILSEAVGVGVGVAEADVIDRINILQASLQAMYEAVLELSVSPDFLLVDGLYTIAVNAPQKALVKGDSLSMSIAAASIIAKVSRDRIMEIYHRQFPQYNFLQNKGYGTAEHRKILREIGMCKIHRRSFHLKNEDIHQTILDWS
- a CDS encoding threonine--tRNA ligase produces the protein MIMKVVFPDKNEQTISAGVTVGQAIGGWKKDALDSAVAARVNGVSVDLSFVLKEDSKVEPIAISSKDGLSILRHSTSHVMAQAVQDVFKGAKVTIGPSIEDGFYYDFEYAETFTLDDFEKIEKRMKEIVVLDVPFIREEMPREKAQELFAQKGEDYKVELIRDLPSDVSVVSLYKDGNYVDLCRGPHVPSTGKIRAFKLLSVAGAYWRGDEKNKMLQRIYGTGFADEQALADYLNLLEEAKKRDHRRLGRELDLFQVNDEAGAGLIIFHPKGMLLRYIIEEWERKEHLKRGYDMVMGPQILKVDLWKKSGHFDHYRDNMYFTEVDEQIYGIKPMNCLSHMLIYKSKIRSYRDLPLRYFELGTVHRHEKTGVLHGLMRVRQFTQDDAHILCMPEQLNSEIRAIADFVNYAMGIFGFEYEVELSTRPQHSIGSDADWELATHALENALKDNHISYEVNEGDGAFYGPKIDFKIKDALKRKWQCATIQCDFTLPERFDLSYIGADGEKHRPVMLHRVILGAIERFMGVLIEQYAGAFPVWLAPTQCVLLTVTDKHIPYAQTVFNRLIDAGIRCEKYFDNEKLGYKIRQAQMQKIPYMLVIGDKEMEAGAVAPRLRDGQNLGALPVEQFIDLVREMCEKKK
- a CDS encoding YraN family protein, which produces MNEEKDRGKIATGKKGENLAADFLKKSGYKIVEVNYRCPIGEIDIVARDQKEMVFVEVKARKSSALGYPEEAVGIKKQKKMSQLARWYLQEKKINDTDARFDVVAILMLPSGNDIRLIRNAFDFISF
- a CDS encoding CDP-diacylglycerol--glycerol-3-phosphate 3-phosphatidyltransferase, with amino-acid sequence MNIPNFLSLLRIILVPVFVIFLIQMEYDKALVTFVVAGLTDALDGTLARLLNCQTTLGAYLDPIADKFLLVTSFVTLAIFGLIPGWLAVIVISRDFIILLGIAILALMSVSYEIKPAVVGKITTALQVATIFLALLYKSVTHDFAYYWITALCWTTALFTVISGLVYIMRGIRILNKSEVEEVKK